One Fulvia fulva chromosome 8, complete sequence DNA window includes the following coding sequences:
- a CDS encoding DNA damage-binding protein 1a has protein sequence MAYLAPIHRPSSVRHALKLSFLAADSEDLVVAKANRLEVWSPASPTDPTLVHRHTKALYGKVTLLHKLRPATSQADHLFVGTDRYHYFTISWNPQTNDLNTERAYVDIAEKAARDSQTGDRVHIDPTSRFMTIECYEGVVNVLPIAHAGKGKRKAADNEIGELGEPIPVRIPELFVRSSCFLHRRQPTTKAVDPLFAVLHEDSTNKVRLKIRELEYSPSLRPNDEPAVAELEKGHDVEDSLELGASILIPLPPPMHGLLVVGETSISYVEEWQYQVTSTEPLDDATVFVAWCSLDDQRYVLADDYGKLYLLMVQKNAEGEYNGHQIDVLGITSRASTLVYLDGGRVFVGSHQGDSQIIQILEQSIEVLQTFPNIAPILDFTVMDMGNRSSDAPVNEFSSGQARIVTGSGAFKDGSLRSVRSGVGLEDRGDLGSLGAPISEVFSLRSSAATQLVDTLIVSFVDSTRVFVFDEEGDVEEREDFRGFSLSDSTLYAANLPDGRAVQVTGTSVLLADAESGVITDTWQAPAGITAVAAEQSTLLLSLSGKVLIALDLSSQSIKTQAQREFSSNEEVSCIALSSSIPDACVAGFWKDGKVSFLSLQNLQPTATERVAEDDLAVPRSLAIATILRDQPATLFVGLADGNVVTYTIGPLQKPFSARKSIILGTQQADFAVLPRGDGLQNVFATCEHPSLIYGSEGRMVYSAVTAESATSICAFNSEPYGNAIAIASNDELRIAAVDEERTTHVQDLFVHETVRRIAYSADLKAFGLGCIQRTLTAGQEEVRSHFKLVNEVAFKELASYELHEDELVESVIRCQLDDGSGESAERFAIGTAYLDDQDLNVARGRILILEVTEDRRLKLVTELKVKGACRCLAVCEGKIVAALIKTVIVYEFEYAASKATLTKKASYRTATAPIDVCVTGNVIAVTDLMKSMSLVEYKKGRTGMPDSLTEVARHFETLWGTAVANVADNTYLQSDAEGNLIVLQHDINGFSEEDRRRLRVTSEILLGEMVNRIRRIDVTPTPGALAIPRAFLATTEGSIYLFALIAPGKQDLLMRMQTNMAALVKSPGHVEFNSFRGFRNQVRDEGANGPMRFVDGGLIERFLDCGEDVQREIIKDLGIELEDARGMVESLRRIH, from the exons ATGGCATATCTAGCTCCCATCCATCGGCCTAGTAGCGTGCGACACGCGCTCAAGCTGTCCTTCCTTGCTGCCGACTCCGAAGATCTGGTCGTGGCAAAGGCGAACAGACTGGAAGTATGGTCCCCTGCAAGCCCAACAGATCCCACATTGGTGCATCGGCATACCAAGGCATTATACGGCAAGGTGACATTGCTTCACAAACTGCGGCCAGCAACGAGCCAGGCCGATCACCTCTTCGTTGGCACAGACAGATATCATTACTTCACAATCAGCTGGAATCCCCAGACAAACGACCTCAATACTGAGAGGGCATATGTGGACATTGCAGAGAAGGCAGCAAGAGACAGTCAGACTGGGGACAGAGTACACATTGACCCCACATCACGCTTCATGACCATAGAGTGCTATGAGGGCGTTGTCAATGTCTTACCCATTGCACATGCCGGCAAGGGCAAAAGGAAGGCCGCTGATAACGAGATTGGAGAGCTAGGAGAGCCGATTCCAGTCAGGATACCGGAATTGTTCGTGCGGAGTAGTTGCTTCTTGCACAGACGACAGCCGACCACAAAAGCAGTGGACCCACTTTTTGCGGTGTTACACGAGGACAGCACGAACAAGGTCAGGCTAAAGATCAGGGAATTGGAGTACAGCCCCTCCTTACGACCCAACGATGAGCCGGCGGTGGCGGAGCTGGAGAAGGGTCACGATGTCGAAGACTCTCTGGAGCTTGGCGCTAGCATATTGATACCGCTTCCGCCTCCGATGCATGGCTTGCTTGTTGTTGGAGAGACCAGCATATCATACGTCGAAGAATGGCAGTACCAGGTAACGAGCACAGAACCTCTGGACGATGCGACAGTATTTGTGGCGTGGTGCTCACTGGATGACCAAAGATATGTCCTGGCTGATGACTACGGCAAGCTATACCTGTTAATGGTGCAGAAGAATGCCGAAGGCGAGTACAACGGCCATCAAATCGACGTTCTTGGGATAACGAGCAGAGCGAGCACATTGGTCTACCTGGACGGTGGACGAGTATTCGTGGGGAGCCATCAAGGCGACAGCCAAATAATACAGATCTTAGAACAGAGCATCGAAGTGCTGCAGACATTCCCAAACATCGCGCCGATACTGGACTTCACGGTCATGGATATGGGCAACCGCTCTTCAGATGCACCGGTAAATGAGTTCTCGAGTGGTCAAGCTAGAATCGTCACAGGCTCGGGTGCGTTCAAAGACGGCAGTCTACGATCAGTGCGATCTGGCGTTGGACTGGAGGATCGCGGCGATCTGGGCAGCCTAGGAGCACCAATATCCGAAGTCTTCAGTTTACGAAGTAGCGCCGCAACACAGTTGGTCGACACGCTGATCGTGAGCTTCGTTGATAGCACAAGAGTATTTGTCTTCGATGAAGAAGGCGATGTGGAAGAACGAGAAGACTTCAGAGGGTTCAGCTTGTCCGATTCCACACTGTACGCGGCGAACTTGCCTGATGGTAGAGCAGTACAGGTGACTGGCACATCCGTGCTGCTCGCTGATGCAGAGAGCGGTGTGATTACAGATACTTGGCAGGCGCCGGCGGGCATCACGGCGGTCGCAGCAGAACAGTCGACATTACTGCTTTCGCTCAGTGGCAAAGTCTTGATCGCATTGGATCTTTCAAGTCAGTCAATCAAGACTCAAGCGCAACGGGAGTTCAGCAGCAATGAGGAAGTTTCATGCATAGCATTGTCATCCTCGATACCTGACGCGTGCGTTGCTGGCTTCTGGAAAGACGGCAAGGTCTCGTTCCTGAGCTTGCAAAATCTACAGCCGACAGCCACTGAGCGAGTTGCAGAGGACGACCTCGCGGTGCCGCGATCACTTGCCATTGCTACTATCCTTCGCGACCAGCCCGCAACGCTCTTTGTTGGTTTGGCTGATGGTAACGTTGTGACATATACGATCGGGCCCCTGCAAAAGCCCTTCTCAGCACGAAAGAGCATTATCCTGGGAACCCAACAGGCTGACTTCGCAGTCCTACCTCGAGGTGATGGGTTACAGAATGTATTCGCCACGTGTGAACACCCTTCTCTCATATATGGCAGCGAAGGCCGGATGGTATATTCTGCTGTTACGGCTGAGTCTGCAACATCAATTTGTGCTTTCAACTCAGAGCCGTACGGCAATGCGATTGCTATCGCTTCCAACGACGAGCTCAGAATAGCTGCCGTGGATGAAGAAAGAACAACTCATGTGCAGGATCTCTTCGTCCACGAAACAGTACGACGGATAGCCTACTCAGCAGATTTGAAGGCCTTTGGCCTTGGCTGCATACAACGAACGCTTACAGCAGGGCAGGAAGAGGTCAGGAGTCATTTCAAGCTTGTGAACGAGGTCGCATTCAAGGAGCTTGCCTCCTATGAGCTCCACGAAGATGAATTAGTTGAGAGTGTGATTCGATGCCAGCTCGATGATGGCTCGGGTGAGAGCGCGGAACGCTTCGCTATCGGAACAGCATACTTAGACGACCAGGATTTAAACGTAGCGCGGGGCCGGATACTGATACTGGAGGTTACCGAAGACAGGCGACTGAAACTTGTCACCGAGCTTAAGGTCAAGGGTGCATGTCGATGTCTGGCTGTTTGTGAAGGCAAGATTGTGGCTGCGCTCATCAAGACG GTCATCGTCTACGAGTTCGAATATGCTGCCAGCAAAGCGACACTAACAAAGAAAGCATCTTATCGAACAGCCACAGCGCCAATCGATGTCTGTGTCACTGGCAATGTGATAGCGGTGACGGATTTGATGAAGTCAATGTCCCTGGTGGAGTATAAGAAGGGCCGAACGGGCATGCCCGATAGTCTGACAGAG GTAGCCCGTCACTTCGAAACCCTCTGGGGCACCGCCGTGGCCAACGTAGCCGACAACACCTACCTCCAATCCGACGCAGAAGGCAACCTAATCGTCCTTCAACACGACATCAACGGCTTCTCCGAAGAAGACCGCCGCCGTCTCCGTGTCACTTCCGAAATACTCCTAGGAGAAATGGTCAACCGCATCCGACGCATCGACGTAACACCCACGCCCGGCGCCCTCGCCATCCCTCGAGCATTCCTCGCCACCACCGAGGGCTCTATCTACCTTTTCGCGCTCATCGCCCCCGGGAAGCAAGATTTGCTCATGCGCATGCAGACCAATATGGCCGCTCTCGTGAAGAGCCCTGGCCATGTCGAGTTCAATAGTTTTAGAGGGTTTAGAAATCAGGTGAGGGATGAGGGCGCGAATGGGCCGATGAGGTTTGTGGATGGGGGGCTTATTGAGAGGTTTCTGGATTGTGGAGAGGATGTGCAGAGGGAGATTATCAAGGACCTTGGGATAGAGCTTGAGGATGCTAGAGGGATGGTGGAGAGTTTGAGGAGGATTCATTGA
- a CDS encoding putative urea active transporter 1, with protein MSCFYRTTFMADVFQISPPLSHGVGYGIIVGVGAAFALGMSAISWYLAAYMNEKQDTEMFMTAKHSVKTGLTASAVVSSWTIAATLLTSTSYGYSYGVSGPFWYGAGASVQILLFSLAAIELKRKAPYAQTYLQLVKVRYGTAAHLIFCTYSGVFQLIQTVNLLVGGSAVFSTMTGVNRDGCCFLLPIGVVIYTLAGGIKATFITDWVHTVIIYIVMLISIFVVYTSSSIVGSPGRMWTLLREAAALHPVEGNAHGSYLTMKSVEGGYIGLVFLGAGFAAAVDSQLFQKAIAADPRATSKGYLLGGLAWFTVPFVLASTYGLAAAATEHLPSFPTYPNRMNAYEVSNGMAMPYAALAIMGNGGAVAVLLMVFMAVTSAMSSETVATTALLSYNVYRAYLKPDATEQQLKRFSEYAAVGFAIVAAAIAVGMNHGGFSVGFLITAIGIFVDSAIVPTACTIMWRKQSKAAVIISPLVSSAAALIAWFLKAHTEYGEITVASLSGNLPLVAGNMMALCGPLLLTPLITFIKPQDFDWNIFKERIRPDDTTLAAYQHTIPDPATSVDGPTPEEDENALLLRSRNRSIVASITLTLSLLILWPIPMYATGYVFSKGFFVGWIVVVFLWAFFAASTITLIPIWEGRKTIVAVTKSMFGLEAKSNGKREEVIHGLPVEVVGPKSDDVAGSGEKM; from the exons ATGAGCTGTTTCTATCGTACTACTTTCATGGCGGACGTCTTCCAGATCTCGCCGCCTCTGAGCCATGGCGTTGGCTATGGCATCATCGTCGGGGTTGGCGCTGCCTTTGCGCTCGGCATGTCGGCCATCTCGTGGTACCTTGCAGCGTACATGAACGAGAAGCAGGATACGGAGATGTTCATGACCGCGAAGCACTCGGTGAAGACGGGTCTTACTGCATCGGCTGTGGTGTCATCTTGGACGATTGCTGCGACTTTACTCACATCGACGAGCTATGGTTACAGCTATGGCGTATCTGGACCGTTCTGG TACGGTGCAGGAGCGTCCGTTCAGATCTTGCTCTTCTCGCTTGCTGCGATTGAGCTCAAACGCAAAGCACCTTATGCGCAGACATATCTCCAGCTCGTGAAGGTCCGATACGGAACTGCAGCGCACCTCATCTTCTGCACGTACTCTGGCGTCTTTCAGCTTATCCAAACGGTGAACCTTCTGGTCGGAGGCTCAGCTGTATTCTCGACTATGACGGGCGTCAATCGTGATGGGTGCTGCTTTCTGCTGCCTATTGGTGTGGTCATATACACGCTGGCAGGAGGAATCAAAGCTACTTTCATCACCGACTGG GTACACACAGTCATCATCTACATCGTGATGCTCATTTCCATCTTCGTGGTGTATACATCTTCTAGTATCGTTGGCTCACCAGGGCGTATGTGGACGCTTCTCCGAGAAGCTGCTGCACTACATCCTGTCGAAGGCAATGCCCATGGCTCGTACCTCACGATGAAAAGCGTTG AGGGTGGATATATCGGCCTGGTCTTTCTTGGAGCTGGCTTCGCTGCAGCGGTCGACTCTCAGCTCTTCCAGAAAGCGATTGCTGCTGATCCTCGCGCGACTTCGAAAGGGTATCTGTTGGGTGGGCTTGCATGGTTCACCGTGCCATTCGTTCTTGCGAGCACGTATGGCTTGGCAGCTGCAGCGACTGAGCATCTGCCATCATTTCCGACCTATCCTAATCGCATGAATGCGTACGAAGTGTCGAACGGCATGGCGATGCCATATGCTGCGCTTGCAA TTATGGGGAATGGTGGCGCAGTAGCGGTGCTTCTGATGGTATTCATGGCCGTCACGTCGGCGAT GTCATCAGAGACCGTCGCCACGACGGCCCTACTTTCCTACAACGTCTACCGCGCATACCTCAAACCCGACGCTACAGAGCAACAACTCAAACGCTTCTCCGAATACGCCGCAGTCGGCTTCGCAATCGTCGCAGCAGCCATCGCAGTCGGCATGAACCACGGTGGCTTCTCAGTCGGCTTCCTCATCACCGCCATCGGCATCTTCGTCGACTCCGCCATCGTACCTACGGCATGCACGATCATGTGGCGCAAGCAATCGAAAGCAGCCGTGATCATCTCGCCACTTGTAAGCTCAGCAGCAGCCTTGATCGCATGGTTTCTCAAAGCTCATACTGAGTATGGCGAAATCACGGTCGCTTCTCTGTCTGGGAACCTTCCCCTGGTGGCGGGGAATATGATGGCGTTATGCGGGCCTCTTCTGCTCACGCCATTGATTACATTCATCAAACCGCAGGACTTCGACTGGAATATTTTCAAGGAGCGCATCAGGCCTGATGACACCACTCTTGCGGCATATCAACACACGATTCCCGATCCTGCGACATCAGTAGACGGACCAACACCAGAAGAAGACGAGAACGCCCTACTCCTTCGCTCTCGCAATCGATCCATAGTCGCAAGCATCACACTAACATTGTCGCTTCTGATCCTCTGGCCGATTCCAATGTACGCGACCGGCTACGTCTTCTCGAAGGGGTTCTTCGTCGGGTGGATCGTGGTCGTTTTCTTGTGGGCTTTCTTCGCAGCTTCGACGATTACCTTGATCCCGATATGGGAGGGCAGGAAGACTATTGTCGCTGTGACGAAGTCGATGTTTGGGTTGGAAGCGAAGTCGAATGGGAAGAGGGAGGAGGTTATTCATGGGTTGCCTGTTGAGGTCGTTGGGCCGAAATCGGATGATGTTGCGGGGAGTGGTGAGAAGATGTGA
- a CDS encoding Chorismate mutase: MDSAIDLNDPQKALSLQHIRYQLIRLEDTVLYSLIERAQFPLNNTIYTPGAIPINGSNLSFSDWVLREQERLQSRIRRYQSPDEYPFFPDAMEELILPPIEYPKILWDNDVNVNHDLKKRYIDSILPAICPTREREERSREAQENYGSAATADITCLQSLSRRIHFGKFVAESKFKENPEKFVKLIKAGDTKGIDEAITNMAVERQVLERLRRKAEMYGQDPNLKEDGGKSKIPVDAVVSTYKDHVIPLTKVVEVDYLMQRLKGTEWE, from the coding sequence ATGGATTCCGCAATCGATCTCAACGACCCCCAAAAAGCCCTCTCCCTCCAACACATCCGCTACCAACTCATCCGCCTCGAAGATACCGTCCTCTACTCCCTAATAGAACGCGCCCAATTCCCCCTCAACAACACAATCTACACCCCCGGCGCAATCCCCATCAACGGCTCCAACCTCTCCTTCTCCGACTGGGTCCTCCGCGAACAAGAACGACTCCAATCCCGCATACGCCGCTACCAATCTCCAGACGAATACCCTTTCTTCCCCGACGCTATGGAGGAGCTGATACTCCCACCAATCGAATATCCTAAGATTCTCTGGGACAACGATGTGAATGTGAACCATGATCTCAAGAAGAGATATATCGACTCCATCCTCCCCGCTATCTGCCCCACCCGCGAACGCGAGGAGCGATCAAGAGAGGCACAAGAGAACTACGGCTCCGCCGCGACAGCAGATATAACGTGTCTCCAATCTCTCTCGCGACGAATCCACTTCGGGAAGTTCGTCGCGGAATCAAAATTCAAAGAGAATCCCGAAAAGTTTGTGAAATTGATCAAAGCGGGAGATACCAAGGGGATCGATGAGGCGATTACAAATATGGCGGTGGAGAGGCAGGTACTGGAGCGGTTGAGGAGGAAGGCCGAGATGTATGGACAGGACCCAAATTTGAAAGAGGATGGGGGAAAGAGTAAGATTCCGGTTGATGCGGTGGTCAGTACGTATAAGGATCATGTTATTCCCTTGACGAAGGTGGTCGAGGTGGATTATTTGATGCAGAGGTTGAAGGGGACGGAGTGGGAGTGA
- a CDS encoding Mitochondrial division protein 1: MADSRGRSTSPAQQTRSNHRHNHSEDDSIVSSRHIEQFGRTIHATASQLIGANFANHDAPGQAEYRSALSSVRRFSQRPAIQRSVFSFARANPTELIRSHFQPSEIEHRALTYIPDEVLRNVPESSSPFSLFEGFKASLPEDEDAGKSARRKRHSRHGSKGQKAIEAAAEEQSGPPKLHKIRRERDKLEHRLEMVGIRKTMCSSEIREIDNKIANLNTMRKVILDRLAGLEDEEREIEQEVMDVGEKLEEAQEAWADEQALAQRIDPLIAAAKAEQEGQDGEAKEPKDPDSPGFMSESVYGKLPKVKESPKPKRKKQTRRISMPVLHEHMEPGSRIREIPAHNDVITAIDFDAPFGILVTAALDDTVRVWDLNAGRCMGLLEGHLSSVRCLQVDENIVATGSMDASIRLWDLNQADYNPQAPTTGTSLNNQTIPEEDAEADSMAESATGAVMFTPNSSEPEQLPLQATYQSDAMAECHMLTLQAHVAEVTALNFNGNTLVSGSADKTLRQWDLENGRCMQTLDVMWAAAQASTLNPPAKQEVSEAGGWWRPTGGRVQSAEADFIGALQVFQTALACGTADGMVRLWDLRSGMVHRSLVGHTGPVTSLQFDDVYLVTGSQDRSIRIWDLRTGNIHDAFAYDNPITSMQFDARRIVAAAGEDVVKVYDKTDGRQWDCGAGATTAEDETKPSIIERVRIKDGYMVEGRRDGVVGVWSC; this comes from the exons ATGGCGGACAGCAGGGGCCGCAGTACCTCGCCCGCGCAACAGACTCGATCAAACCACAGGCACAACCACAGCGAAGACGACTCCATTGTATCG TCCCGCCATATCGAGCAATTCGGCCGCACTATCCACGCGACAGCATCACAACTCATTGGGGCCAACTTCGCGAACCACGATGCACCGGGTCAGGCAGAGTACCGAAGCGCATTGTCCTCCGTTCGACGGTTCTCCCAGCGACCTGCAATACAACGATCCGTGTTCTCCTTTGCCCGAGCCAACCCTACTGAATTGATACGGAGCCACTTCCAACCCAGCGAGATCGAGCATCGAGCCTTGACGTATATTCCGGATGAGGTGTTGCGAAATGTCCCTGAATCGTCAAGCCCGTTCAGCCTGTTCGAGGGCTTCAAGGCGAGCCTGCCAGAGGATGAGGATGCGGGAAAGAGCGCAAGGAGGAAAAGGCATAGCCGACATGGCAGTAAAGGGCAGAAGGCGATTGAAGCCGCAGCAGAAGAACAGAGCGGGCCGCCCAAGCTGCATAAGATACGGCGAGAGCGAGACAAGCTGGAACATCGTCTGGAGATGGTGGGTATACGGAAGACGATGTGCTCGAGCGAGATCAGGGAGATCGACAACAAGATCGCAAACTTGAACACGATGCGCAAAGTAATTCTGGACCGGTTAGCTGGCCTGGAGGACGAGGAGCGAGAAATCGAGCAGGAAGTAATGGATGTCGGGGAGAAATTGGAGGAGGCACAAGAAGCGTGGGCAGATGAGCAAGCATTAGCACAACGAATAGATCCACTGATTGCCGCTGCAAAAGCGGAGCAGGAGGGGCAAGATGGCGAGGCGAAAGAACCAAAGGACCCGGACAGTCCAGGATTTATGTCGGAAAGTGTCTATGGGAAGCTACCCAAGGTGAAAGAGTCGCCGAAGCCGAAGAGGAAGAAGCAGACAAGAAGGATCTCGATGCCGGTATTACACGAACATATGGAGCCAGGAAGCCGCATACGCGAGATACCTGCACATAACGATGTGATCACTGCGATCGACTTTGATGCGCCGTTTGGGATCCTGGTAACGGCAGCTTTGGACGATACAGTACGAGTGTGGGATCTGAATGCCGGGCGATGTATGGGGCTGTTGGAGGGTCACTTATCTAGTGTGCGGTGCTTGCAGGTGGACGAGAACATAGTCGCAACAGGCTCTATGGATGCGAGCATTCGACTTTGGGACTTGAACCAAGCAGACTACAATCCACAGGCACCGACTACCGGCACGAGTCTGAACAACCAGACGATCCCAGAAGAAGATGCTGAGGCCGATAGCATGGCAGAATCGGCAACAGGTGCGGTTATGTTCACGCCCAATTCATCGGAACCGGAGCAGCTACCTCTGCAGGCTACTTATCAGTCTGATGCGATGGCGGAATGCCACATGCTCACGCTACAGGCTCACGTAGCAGAAGTGACGGCGCTCAACTTTAACGGCAACACGTTAGTCTCCGGGTCAGCCGACAAGACGCTTCGACAGTGGGACCTAGAGAATGGACGCTGCATGCAAACTTTGGACGTCATGTGGGCAGCAGCTCAAGCATCGACCCTCAATCCTCCTGCAAAGCAAGAAGTATCAGAAGCCGGCGGCTGGTGGCGACCCACCGGAGGGCGGGTACAAAGTGCTGAAGCGGATTTCATTGGAGCCCTGCAGGTGTTCCAAACAGCGCTGGCATGCGGTACTGCGGATGGCATGGTGAGGCTTTGGGATCTGCGCAGTGGTATGGTACATCGATCGCTAGTTGGGCACACCGGCCCTGTCACTTCACTGCAGTTCGACGATGTGTATCTTGTGACCGGTAGCCAGGATCGCAGCATAAGA ATCTGGGATCTCCGCACCGGTAACATCCACGACGCGTTCGCCTACGACAACCCTATCACATCCATGCAATTCGACGCCCGCCGCATCGTAGCTGCCGCAGGCGAGGATGTCGTCAAAGTATACGACAAGACCGACGGCCGACAATGGGACTGCGGCGCCGGCGCCACCACTGCCGAGGACGAGACCAAGCCTTCGATCATCGAGCGAGTGCGGATCAAGGACGGGTACATGGTCGAAGGCAGAAGAGACGGCGTGGTGGGAGTCTGGTCCTGCTAA
- a CDS encoding Phomenoic acid biosynthesis cluster-specific transcriptional regulator, with amino-acid sequence MAGMAGQRKRWECRRRRRVCDMTSPACQQCEKGGIACSGYGKNKPVTFLPIGVRNRQKRGEDGKALDARHPMDRHRVCSSDLTAAQASLPRDLVRQQDVYFVNAANFLNDHRKKLFSATIFDNHIYFEDIPSAGPALPTSVWQSVTAIALLFHSNVAKPMSSERNVLRHRLLGAKHQAIQNLVDEKGTPTYYTISSISILAQTDIMCSPEPQWRRHLDALTLIHQRSLRDNKKGGLYHHLKQSVMIWLLTTITIDTTSPASDQLFSEPHLQYWRLIGSQYSDRIPPFPPFPCPHPLLSCLVRINLIRAQSDTTRLPNIGESFTTLIDEIDNFSSEEWVQSLQGHVTDHDTWLRLAEVFQVALQVYTSAALSSFSSRAFGWWTTRRESLLAGLIAKLSEFNNETVDCIVLVWPTIVTGFVAKSGPSEYRDAVRMRLLQMSGRLGYQGLLNALSTLERFWRSEKCEMWDECFERCGAYIA; translated from the exons ATGGCTGGTATGGCCGGCCAAAGAAAGCGCTGGGAATGCCGCCGAAGACGGCGAGTCTGCGATATGACTTCGCCTGCATGCCAGCAGTGCGAGAAGGGCGGGATCGCATGTTCTGGATACGGCAAGAACAAGCCAGTGACGTTCCTACCGATCGGCGTCAGGAACCGGCAGAAGAGGGGAGAAGACGGCAAGGCTTTGGATGCCAGGCACCCCATGGATCGTCACCGCGTGTGCAGCTCAGACCTGACAGCTGCGCAAGCGTCCCTCCCGCGAGATCTGGTGAGGCAGCAAGACGTCTACTTTGTGAACGCTGCCAACTTCT TGAACGATCATCGAAAGAAGCTCTTTTCGGCTACCATCTTCGACAATCATATATACTTTGAAGACATCCCGTCGGCTGGCCCGGCTTTGCCCACGTCAGTTTGGCAATCGGTGACAGCTATTGCTTTGCTCTTCCATAGCAATGTTGCCAAGCCAATGTCCAGCGAACGAAATGTGCTACGGCATCGTCTACTTGGCGCAAAACATCAGGCCATTCAGAATCTCGTGGACGAGAAAGGCACACCTACCTACTACACCATATCAAGCATTTCCATCTTGGCACAAACGGAT ATCATGTGCTCTCCCGAGCCTCAATGGCGGCGGCATCTGGATGCTTTGACGCTCATACATCAGAGATCTCTTCGAGATAACAAGAAGGGGGGCTTGTATCACCATCTGAAACAGTCTGTCATGATATGGCTCTT AACAACCATCACTATAGATACCACCTCCCCAGCAAGCGACCAGCTATTTTCTGAACCGCACCTACAATACTGGCGACTCATCGGCTCTCAGTACTCGGACCGAATTCCCCCTTTCCCACCTTTCCCATGTCCCCATCCTTTGCTGTCTTGCCTGGTGCGGATAAATCTTATCCGCGCCCAGTCTGATACCACTCGCTTACCGAATATCGGAGAGTCTTTCACCACTCTTATCGACGAGATCGATAACTTCTCTAGCGAAGAATGGGTCCAATCTCTCCAAGGCCACGTCACGGACCACGACACTTGGCTAAGGCTGGCAGAAGTCTTCCAAGTCGCTCTCCAAGTCTACACCTCGGCCGCTCTGTCGTCCTTCAGCTCTCGAGCTTTCGGCTGGTGGACGACCCGTAGAGAATCGCTGCTGGCAGGTCTCATAGCAAAACTCTCAGAGTTCAATAATGAAACGGTCGATTGTATCGTTTTGGTGTGGCCTACAATTGTTACTGGTTTCGTGGCGAAGAGCGGACCAAGTGAGTATAGAGATGCGGTACGGATGCGGCTGCTGCAGATGTCAGGCAGGTTGGGATATCAGGGGCTCCTGAATGCACTGAGTACACTGGAGAGGTTTTGGAGGAGCGAGAAGTGCGAGATGTGGGATGAATGTTTTGAGAGGTGTGGGGCTTATATTGCCTAG